From the genome of Limisphaera ngatamarikiensis:
CGTATCGGCGGCGCTCATGGCGGCGGTGAAGCTGATGGCGTCGCGCATTTCGCCGATCATGATGATGTCCGGGTCCTGCCGCAGCACGTGCTTGAGCGCGTGATGGAAGGACAGGGTGTCCAACCCCACCTCGCGCTGTTCGATGATGCACTGGTTGTCCTCGAACACGTACTCGATCGGGTCTTCGAGCGTGATGATGTGTTTGCGGAAGTTGGCGTTGATGTGTTCAATCATCGCGGCGAGGGTAGTGGACTTGCCACAGCCGGTGGAACCCGCCACCAGGACGATGCCGCGGGGCGATTCGGCGATGCGCTTGATCTGCGGCAGCAGACCCAGTTCCTCAAAGCTGGGGACCTGGGTTTTGACGTAGCGCATGGCCAGGCACCATTGACCGCGCTGTTGAAAGAGGTTGGTCCGGAACCGGCCAATCCCCGGCACGTAGTAGGAAAAGTCAATTTCGCGCTCGGCTTCGAGGCGCTTTTTCAAATGCTGGGGCGTGATCTGGGCCACAATCTCCTCCATCCACTCCTGCGTGGGGATGGGAGCGTCCACGGTGATGAGTTGACGGTTGATGCGGAACACGACCGGGGCGTCGATCTTGAGGTGTACGTCGGACGCGCCTCCCTCCACGGCAGCCTTCAAAATCTTGTGGAACAGTTCCAGTGCCATGGCCCCAGCATACTCCAGCCGCACGGGTTTGTGCCAGAGGGGAAAAAGGATCGCACCCTTGCGGAGCGACGCGGCTGTGCCAGAGTCTGGCGTTCGTGGTGCTGCGTTTCGGGCGGGGTTCAATCCCCCGCCCCGCACGCATCGAACAGGGACAATGCAGCAGTTGCCTTCATCACGGCAGTCGCGCCGGTCCAGCCCCGCGTGGGCCCGGCAGGAAGCGGATGCGGCGCCGCCCGGCCGTGGTCGTGCGCCGGTTCGACGCCGCGCCCGGGCTTTTACGCTGGTCGAGCTTCTGACCGTGGTGGCGGTGGTGGGGGTTCTGGCGGCTCTGCTGTTGCCCGCGCTGCAACGGGCGCGGCGGCTGGCCCAGCGGACCACCTGCCTGAACCAGCTGCGTCAGCAGGGGATGGCCTGGCGAATGTACCTGGACGAAAACGACAGCCGGTTTCCGGACCGACGCGATTTGAAAACGTTGCTTCCCGGCGGGTACCGGCCGTGGGCGGACTGGCCGCCCAGCGATCCGCGAGCCGGCTGGGCAGCAGTAGTACTGGCCGGCGCGGGGTTGGAGGGCGGGGTTTGGGACTGTCCGTCGGCGCGGGCGGGATCATTGGCCGGTCGTCCCCAGGTATGGCAGGCGGGCGGATTGCAGGAGTCGGCGCCGGTGGTCCGGTATTGGATGTGGCGGTTTGACCGGGTGGACGAGCCGGTGCNNNNNNNNNNNNNNNNNNNNNNNNNNNNNNNNNNNNNNNNNNNNNNNNNNNNNNNNNNNTGGACAATTTTTGGGGCCGGCGCGAGTCGGACTGCGTGGTTGCCTTGCGTGCCGCGGGCAATCCCAATGTCGGGCAACCGACCGGCCCTGCCGAGGTGGAACTGGTGGTGGACGTCTATTTTCCGGCCACTTCTCCCACGGTCCCGGCCGAGTGGCGGGGCCGAAGCGCCCACCCCGGAGGCCGCAATCGGCTCATGATGGACGGACACGCGCGGTTTTGGCGGGATCCGCGGCTCGGCGGAAGCTAGGCCCTTGGGCCGGGAGGAGGGCGTTGACCGTCCCTGCGAGGGGTCGCGGACTTGTCCGGGCCACGCAGGCCGGGCAGATTCGCGTTCCGGCCGTGTCCCTGCCCGCGGGGACACACCAACACCGGCGCCGGGCCGACACTCGAAGGGCCGGAGTGGACCGGGTCCGACAAGGGTCCCGAGCCGAACGCCGGTAGACTCATGGAACCGAGCTTGAACGAGTTGATGGAAATCTCCGAGGCCAGGGATCGGGCGGTGCGAATCCGTCAACGCATCCCGCCCGGCGGCCTTTTCGCGGGCGAAAGCTGGCGGATCAGCCCGGTGCCCTACGTCCTGCCGCCGGAGCTGGCAAAGGAGTTGGAGGGGCTGGGTCGGGTCCTGCTGCAGTTTTACCGGGCGCTGGACCTGTTGTACCGCCAATCGGTCGCGGGCAAACAACCGGCCTGGGTGGCCGGGCTGTTGGACCGGGGCAAACCGGCCGATCTGATCGCGTGGCAAAGACACGCCGGATTCCGGCATGAACTGCCGCGTGTGATCCGGCCGGACGTGCTGGTGACGGCCGAGGGCTTGAAAATCACCGAACTGGACAGTGTACCCGGCGGCATCGGCCTGACAGCATGGTTGCAGGAGGTCTATCACGAGACGGATGGAGGGACACGGTTCCGCCTGCTGGGCGGGTCCACAGGGATGCGGGACGGGTTTGCGAGCATCTTCGGCGATGCCCCGCGGGTGCACATCGTGGTGTCGGAAGAATCCGCCATGTACCGGCCGGAGATGGAGTGGCTGGCCGGGCAACTGGGAGACCGGTTCGCAGTACGCGGCGTGCGGGAGGCGCAGGTGGGCCCGGGCGAGGCTGTGTACCGGTTCTTTGAGTTGTTCGACCTGGCCAACATACCCGGGGCGACCGAATGGTTCGATCGGGCCGCCCGGGGCGAAATCCGGATCACGCCGCCGCCCAAGCCGGCCCTGGAGGAAAAACTGGCGTTGGCGCTGTTGTGGAATCGGAACCTTCAGGAATTCTGGCGGCGCGAATTGGGGGCTGCGTTTTTTGACAAACTGCGGGCGCTCGTACCGTACACCTGGGTGGTGGACCCCACGCCGCTGCCTCCCCACGCGGCCATTCCCGAGCTCGGGCTGACGGACTGGCGACAGCTCAAAACCCTCTCCCAAAAGGGGCGCCAGCTCATCCTTAAAATTTCGGGCTTCTCCCCCGCAGCCTGGGGCGCGCGGGGGATTTACCTGGGCAGCGACCTTTCCCAGGAAGCATGGGCCGAGGCGGTGGAACGGGCCCTGCGCGAGTTCCCCGAACATCCGTGGATCCTTCAACGCTACCACCCGCCGGCCCGTCAACCGGCCGTGTGGTACGACTTCGAGCAGGACCGGCCAATCCCCTTCGAGGGCCGCGTCCGGCTCTGTCCCTACTACTTTGTCACGGGCGAACGCGAGCAGGCCCGGGCACAGCTCGGCGGCGTGTTGGCCACCATCTGCCCTCTCGACAAAAAAATCATCCACGGCATGGACGAAGCCGTGGAAACCGTGGGAGCGATGATCCCATGACCGAGGCATTGCAATACGGTCTCCTGGCCGTGGGCTCGTTGTTCGTGATCGTGGACCCGATCTCGACCGCGCCGGCTTTTCTGGCCATGACACCCCAGAACACGCCGGCCCAACGGATTCAGATGGCCCGCACGGCCTGCTTGGTGGCCACGGTGGTGTTAATGCTGTTTGCGGCCGCGGGCCGGGCCATCTTCCACTTCCTGGGCATCACGCTGCCCGCCTTTCAAATCGCGGCCAGCCTGGTGCTGTTCATGGTGGCGCTGGACATGTTGCGGGCGCAGAGGTCCCGCGTGCAGGAAACCCGGGAAGAGACCGAAGCCGCCGTCGGCAAAGAAGACATCTCCGTCACGCCCCTGGCCATTCCGTTGTTGGCCGGCCCGGGCGCCATCTCCACCGTCATTCTGTTGCAAAGCCAGGCCCAGAACTGGATCCAACACGGCATCCTTTACACCGCGATCGTGCTGGTCATGCTGGCCAGCTACGTCATCCTGCACATCGCCGCCCAGAGCAGCCGGTTCCTCAACCCGATTGCCCTGAACATCCTGGCCCGTGTCATGGGGCTGCTGCTGGCGGCCGTGGCCGTGCAGTTCATGATCAACGGACTCAAAACCCTCAAGGGCGAGCTCTGGCCCGGCTGATGCCCGCGAAATCCCGGAAGGCACGGCCGACCCCTGGGACCCGGCCGGGGTCCGGCCGTTTCCGCCGTGCGCCCGACCGGCCGCCGCCGTTTCCAAACGAAAACGTTGCGCGCGGCCGCGGTCTCTGCTTTGCTGGGCTGCAGAACAATGGCTCCAGTAACCCGGTGTCCTCCCATGAAACCGCCGCATACCATCACACGTCGCGAGTTCCTGACCCGGGCAGCCGCCCTGGCAGGTGTCGTGGTTGCCACTCCCGCGTTGCGCGCGGCCCCGGCCCCGCGCAAGACGGCCACCGACCAGGTTCCACTGGGTCAAACCGGACTCAAGATCTGTCGCCTGGGCATGGGCACCGGCAGCAACGGCGGCGAGGTTCAGCGCCGGCTCGGTCGCGAGGGCTTCGACCGGCTCATCCGGTACGCCTACGACCGGGGCGTCACCTACATCGACACCGCCGAGGCCTACGGGACCCACGAATACATCCGCAGCGCCATCCGCGGTCTGCCCCGCGAACGGTTGTTCATCCTCACCAAAATGCCCGGCGTACCGGAAAAACCGCTCGAGGTGCTCGATCGCTACCGGAAAGAACTGGGCGTGGACTACCTGGACTGTGTTCTGACCCATTGCGCCACCAACGCCCGCTGGGACGACGAACGACGTCGCGTACTCGACGCCCTGGAAGAAGCCAAACAAAAGGGCATCATTCGCGCCAAGGGCGTCTCCTGTCACGGCCTGCCCGCCCTGCGCCGCGCCACCGAGGTGGAATGGGTGGACGTCCACCTGGTTCGTCTCAACCCCCAGGGCCGTCATATCGACGGTCCGTCGGATCGCTGGAATGAAGGCGGCAACGAAACCACGCTGCCCGAAGTGGTTCGCGAAATCCGCAGCATGCGCGCCAAAGGCCGGGGCATTATCGGAATGAAAATCATAGGCAACGGCGAGTTTCGCTCGCCCGAAGACCGCGAAAAATCCATCCGCTACGCCATGCAATCCGGCCTCGTGGACGCCGTGACCATCGGTTTTGCCAGCACGGACGAGCTGGACGAGGCGCTGGAACGGATGAACCGGGCCCTGGCCGAGGTGTGATCCACAGCCGGTTCACCACCCCCGCCGGATACGAAGTCCCAAAATCCCGGCGCCAGGGCTTCGGATGTGGTTCATGGCGCCGAGACAACCCGTCTTGAGGCCGGGCCCAGGGCACAATCGCCAAAACCCTCCCGGCGCAGTTTCGTGCCCGGGGAGGCTTGGCAGCACGAGCCTCCGAACCGGGCAGAGTGGATCCGACGGCCCTGCAACCCGGCCTTGGAAAAAGCACGGCGCCGTCGCCCCATGAACGGAGCGGCGGCGCGCGCTTGCATCGTAGGAAACGGTAAAAGAGGGGCGCCTCAGCCCTGGGCAGCCGGTGCAGCCGGCGTTTCCGGCGCGGGCGCCGGTGCAGCAGGCTGACTTTCCGCAGGCGCGGCCGGCGCGGCCGGCGCGGCGGTGGTCTGGGCCTGCGCTGCCCCGGCGGCGGCTGCTGGTGCAGCGCCGGGTTGGGCGGCCGGCTTGGAAGCGCCCTGGGCCGCCTGACGTGCTGCCCTGGCCGCCAGTTTCTTGCGCTTGATGTAGCGCTGCCGCCGGCGTCGCTTCAAAATCTTGTTGTATTGCTTGCTCATAGTTCCTTTACAAGCCCGCTGGGATGCGGTTGCTTGGGCCGAGCAATATGAAGTGGCTCGCAAAACAGTTCAATCTCTATTTGGCCCTGGCCGTGCTGCTGGCGGGGCTGGTCGGCTGCCAAACGGCAGCGTCCCGATCGCGCAAGGAAATCAGCACGTTCCGTGTTCATTTGGAGGTCCGCCCCGACCCCACCGGCCAGACCGAAACCATCACCATGTTCCGGGACAACCCCGTGGAAATGACGGTGGAAAAGTCGCCGTTCCTGACCGAGGTGCACGTGTTATCCGCCAGGCTCGTGGAACGCTTCGGCGTGCCCACCATCCAGATCCAACTGAACCGTTCGGGCACCTGGTTGCTCGAGCAATACACCACCGCCAATCGGGGTCGGCACATGGCCATCTTCAGCCAGTTTGGCGAAACCCCTGACAAGGCCCGGTGGCTGGCCGCCCCGTTAATCCGCCAGACCATCACCGACGGCTTTCTCGCGTTCACACCCGACGCGAGCCGGGAGGAGGCCGAACGCATCGTCAGCGGGCTCAACAACCTGGTGAAGCAGCGCAAGCAAAAGGACTTCTGACCCTCCCATGCGCGCGGCGCCAACCGGCCTCACGCTGTTGCTTCTGTCCCTCGCAGTGGGGCAACCCTCCGCCGGCCCGGTCACCGGCCCGTTCCGGCTTCCCACCCCGAACCAGGCCCTGTTTGAACCCGGCGGGGAATCCCGGTTCTTCGCCCCCACGCCCGGCCGGGATTGGCAGGCCGGAACATTCGGCTGCACCCGCACCGAGGGCCGGCAATTGCATGAAGGTATCGACATCCTCGCCACCCAACGCGATCGCCAGGGTGAACCAACCGATCCCGTCACCGCCGCAGCCGACGGCGTGGTGGTTTACGTCAACCGCACGCCCGCCCTCTCCAACTACGGCCGCTACATCGTCCTGCTGCACCGGATCGAAGGCCTGAACGTCTACACCTTGTACGCGCACCTGCGTTCCATTGCCGATGCCCTGCGTCCCGGCCAGCCGGTTCGGGCCGGCCAGCAAATCGGCGTGGTCGGACGCAGCACCAACACCCGCACACCCATCGCTCGCGACCGTGCCCATCTGCATTTCGAAATCGCCTTCATGCTGTCCGACCGGTTCGAACCCTGGTTCAAACGCACCGAGCCCGGGGAACGAAATGACCACGGCAATTACAACGGCCAAAACTTCGTGGGAATCGATCCGGCGGAGGTCCTCCGACTCCAGCAAACCCTGGGCCCGCGGTTTTCACTCCTGCGCCACGTGCAGGGTCAGGTCCCCCTCTGCACCGTCCGCCTCCGGGCAGTGAACCTGTTTTGGGTCCGACATTACCCCGCCCTGGTGGAACCCGCCCCGGCCGGCACCGACCCCGTCGTCGGTTACGAACTGACCTTCGCCTATCAAGGACTGCCCTTCCGGGCCCGGCCAATCACAGCCCGCGAGTGGCCCGGCCAGGCCCGCCTGCAACTGGTGCACGTCAACGAAGCCGAGACACAAAACCGCCCCTGCCAACGGATGCTGGTGCGCCGCGGCAACCGGTGGGCTCTGAGTTCAAGGGGAGAACGTCTGCTCGATCTGTTGGCCTACTGAGCCCCTGCCAGTCAACCCGGCCCGCATCCGACCCACCCCGACAGCCCGCGTCCCATAACCGGTCAGGGAGAATCACCCGACCCTTCGAAGGAACCCGGCTGCAAAGCCAGCAAGCTCCGGAAAAGCGCCAGAAACCTATTGCAGGGATTTCGCGGATGCCACGCACAAAACCCGACAGGGGAATGGCGACCCTACCGGGATTCGAACCCGGGCTACCACCGTGAAAGGGTGGTGTCCTAACCACTAGACGATAGGGTCGCGATCGTCGTCCTCCAACTATACCCATTTACCGCCCTGCGTCACGTAAAAAAGCAGGACCCGACCCGCAGCGACGTCTCGGACCGGCCCGACTTGAACCGCGCCGCCGAACGCCGCGTTTGAGCCCGCCCGGTCCGCCACCCGCCAACACCCGCTACCACGCCCAAAGCTGCAACGGCCCAACCTTGCCCCACCGGAGTTGCCCCTGCCCGCTTCTTCGCCAGCAGGGGTCGGGCCTGAACCGACCGGCCCTCCACCCAACCCTGCATCAGCACTTTCTGCAGCTCCGTCAAGCCGGAGGGTGTCGGTCCCGCCCACCCCATCATGTTGCCGGGCGGGCTGTACGAGACCGGGCCGGCTCAAACACCCGTCGCATCATCGCCACGTCCGCGACGTGACCCCTTCCCAATCGCACCCACTGGGCCGGGCCCTCCGTGCCATTCACCCGTCGGCCGGATCTCCAGAAAGTCGGCAAACCGGCCCTGCAGTTCTTGTTGGACCGTTCCTCCTTCAACCGGGCGCCACCGGGCCAAAAACCATGTCGGGAGCGAACGGGCGAGATGCTCCTGCAACATCGGGCGCCAACCTGTCCGCCAAACGACCGGCTAGGGCACTTTGCGTTGCATGGCAGTGCCACACGCGCAAGGCACCCATGAAACGCGTGGGCCGGTCCGGGAAAGGTCGGAACTGCAGGCCCTCCTTTTTCCCTCAACGCTGCCAGCTTCGGTACAATGCCCTCAACCAAAGCAACCACGACCCCGAGCCAGGATTTCATGCCGCTGTCCGCACCCCGCCCCCTTCGATGACCATCCGGCAAAGGGTTTGAGCCCGGGGCCGGCTGGCAATGCCGCATCCGGTGACGCAACCCTGCCGGTCACCCCGAAACCACTGCCGAGAACCGGCAAGCGACCTCGGCCGCTTCAACCGACCGACCATGAACCGGCCCCCGGGCCGCGACGCCCGCTGCCGCGAAACTTCCACCGTCGCGTCTCTGGAGACGACGCCATGGCAACCTGGCCTGACGACGTCATTTCTGACCCGCGAGCAACGATCCGACGCCGGAGTGTATCTTCGAGAACATCGTGGGCTGGAAGTGTCCAAAGCCGTCAGATGCGGCGTTGCGAATCGCCGGGTCCATGGCGTTTCTGGTCGCTCGGTTGCGGTACAATCGGGAGACCGTTACGGGGCGCGCCCGTGCCCAAAAAGACCGTAGGCGGTTTGAAGTCGGGGCGACAATGAACGCGCAGGGCCCGCGTCGCCGGTGCACCGACTTGTCTCCAATAACCCTGCAGTGCCGTCTCCCTTCAGGGTAGCTTTTCGGTTTCTCGGCTGCCGGATCGTGAGCGTGGCTTCTCCACACCACCGGCGTGTGCAAACTCCCCATCGCGGGTGACCGCAATTCCCGGCGCATCCCGGAGCCGTGCGGCCGGAGGACGCCTGCGCTGGGCAGCCCGTCCCTCAGGGTGAGCCAAGATTATGGGCTGAGGCGGGGGCCGGTTTTCCGGGTGGGAACCGGTGCAGACGGTGCCCCTCGGCAGAGCGCGGGCTTGATCCCGGGCGACTCCGGTAGCATCCTCGCCCCGACCGAACCGGACTGAGTCAACATGCAAACCATCACACTGGGCGTGAGCCCGCTTCGGAGCAGCCGACTTGCCTACGGTTGCTGGCGCGTCACTGGGACCTGGGATCCGCGGCAGGTCACGGCGGAGGGTTGGAAGGCGGGCAAAGAGGCCATCCGCACTGCGTACGAGGCCGGCTACACCCTGTTTGACAACGCGGACATCTACTGTGGGGGTGAGGCGGAACGTCTCCTGGGCGAGGTACTGCGGGAAACCCCCGGGATGCGCGAGCGCGTCCTGATTGCAACCAAGTGCGGCATTCGTCCGCCCAACACCCCGCAACCCGGCCTGCCGCAGCGCTACGACTTTTCCGCCGAACACATCCTGCGGTCCGTGGAAGGGTCCCTCCAACGACTCGGTGTGGAGACCTTGGACCTGCTGCTGTTGCATCGACCTGATTATCTGGCGGACCCTGCCGAGGTGGCCGAGGCTTTCTCCCGGCTCCGCCAACAGGGCAAGGTGCGATGCTTCGGTCTGAGCAACTGTCGGCCCACGCTGGTGACGGCGTTGCAGTGTGCCTGCCCCATGCCCCTGGTGGTGCACCAGGTGGAAATCAGCCTGCTCCAACGCAGTGCGTTGACCGACGGCACACTCGACCAGTGCCTGATCGAACACATCACGCCGCAGGCATGGAGTCCGTTGGCCGGCGGTTTGTTGGCGGACGGGGCTTCCCGGCAGCTGCGCTGGCAGCAACAATACCAAACGCATCAGGTCCTGGAAGAACTCGATGCCCTGGCCCGGCAGTACGAGACCACCCGCAGTGTCATCGCGCTGGCCTGGCTGCTCAAACATCCCGCCGGGATCATGCCCATCGTTGGATCCACCCGCCCCGAACGAATTCGCGAGGCGGTCCGGGCCACCGAGATCAACCTGACCCGGGACGAATGGTACCGGCTGTTGGTGGCCGCCCAGGGCGAGCCCCTGCCCTGAAGGACCGTGGCGGCGTTGAGTGACCGGGCGCTCCCACACGTCGCGCCGGTGCACCGAAAGCCCCCTTTCCCTGGGCCGGTGGCAAGTCCTCCGCCCGCACTGTGAATCCAGCCGACACGGTGTCCCGTCCGGGCGCGGCCGCGTTCACAAGGGCTCGTCCAAACCCAGGTCATGGGCGGCCAACTGGCCCAGCGCAATGCCGCCGTCGTTGGGTGGCACACGCTGCGGCCAATAGGGCCGAAATCCGGCCCGACGCAGCTCGCGCACCGTCCAGGTAAGAAGCCATCGGTTCTGGAAACAGCCGCCGCCCAACAGGACGGGCCCGCACCCTGCCGTACGGGCAACCTCGACAATCCCCGAGACCAACCCTTGGTGGAATCGCGTGGCCACCACGGCGGGCGACGCCCCACGGTCCACGTCTTCGAGCACGGCACGGATCAACGGGGCCCAGTCCAGTTCCACAGGGGCTGCCTCTTCGGCAGGTTGCCGCAGCGGCAACGGATAGGGATCCCAAGCGGCCCCGGGATCCACCTGGAACTCCAGTTCCATGGCCGCCTGGGCCTCAAACTGGTTGCGCTCGCGCAACCCTGCCAGACAGGCCACGGCATCGAACAACCGCCCCGCACTACTGCTCCACGGGGACCGAACCCCACCGGACACCATCCGCCACAGCACCGATCCCTCCCGGGCAGGGAACCAGCGACGGATCCCTTCCTGCAGCCGACTCTCCAGCCCGGAATCGTCCCGAACCAGCTCGTGCAACAGACCCAGCGCAGCCCGGCGCGGTTCGCGGGCCGCTGCATCTCCCCCGGGGAGACGGAACCGCCGCAAGGTGGCGATCCGGACCGCGCGCCCGGCCTCAACCCGGAAGAACTCACCGCCCCAGATGGTTCCGTCCCAACCCAGACCGGTCCCGTCCCACGCCACGCCCAGCGCCGGCAACCCCACTTCGTTTTCCACCCACACGGCCAGGACATGGGCCAGGTGATGCTGAACCCCGCGGCGAACGGGCGACTGCGAATCCGGCCGGGAGCGGCCCCGTCCCGCGAAAAATGTCCGCTCCGCCAGACGCGTGGATCCGTAGTCCGGGTGGAGGTCCAGGACAACAACTTGCGGACGCACCTCATACAAGGCCGGCAGATCCCGCACCACCCGCAGCCAGGCCTCCTCCGCCGCGGCGGTTTCCAGGTCACCGATGTGCTGGCTGAGGAAGGCCTGTCCACCAATGGCCAGACCCACGGCGTTCTTCAAATGTGCCCCCGCCGCCAGGACCACGGGAGTGTCGCGACCGGAGCCGCGCGCTGTTTCTGCGCGCCTCAGGGGCAACGGCAACGGGGCAAAGCCACGAGCGCGCCGAAGGACCATCTCGCGTCCCTCGACCACCCGGACCACCGAATCATCCACGTAACGTGCAATCGGCCGGTTGTGAACCAGGAACAGATCGGCAATCCCGGCCAGCCGTTCCAATGCCTCCTGTTCGTCCGTGCAAATGGGTTCCTCGCTGAGGTTGCCGCTGGTGGCCACCACCGGCTCGCCCACCTCCCGCAACAGCAGGTGATGCAGAGGCGTGTAGGGGAGCATCACCCCCAGGCACGGGTTTCCCGGCGCCACCCCGGGCGCAATCCGGGGCGCGTCCCGTTCGGGCACCGGCAACCGATCCAGCAGCACGATGGGCGCCTCCGGCCCGCACAAAGCCCGTTCTTCAGCCGGGCTGACCCTGCACACCCGACGCACCTGCCCCATCGAGGGAAACATCAGCGCCAGGGGCTTGGCCTCACGCCGTTTCCGCTCCCGCAACCGCGCCACGGCCTCGTCCGAGCGCGCCAACACCATCAGATGAAACCCGCCCAGGCCCTTGACGGCCACCACAGCCCCCTCCCGCAGCGCCTCGGCCGTCTGACGGATTACCGACTGCACGGCCCGGGCGGCCGTTTCCGGATCGGCCCTCCCCGGGGCCGGCCGACCATCGGCCAGGACGTCGCCACTGGCCGACCACAGTTCCAAATGCGGCCCGCATCGGGGACATGCGATGGGTTGGGCGTGAAAGCGCCGGTCCACCGGGTCTTCGTACTCCCGACGACAATCGGCGCACATCTCAAATCCGGCCATGGTTGTACGCGGGCGGTCGTAGGGCAGTCCGGTGATGATGCTGTAGCGCGGACCGCAATGCGTGCAGTTAATGAACGGATAGAGGTGGCGCCGGTCCCGCGGATCCCACATCTCGCGCAGGCAATCGGCGCAGGTGGCAATGTCCGGCATCACCAACGCACGGACAGTCCCGGTGTCATCGCTGGCGCAGATCTTGAAGTCCCCGTATCCCACCGGGTCCAGCCAGGTCAACTCGACGCTTTGCAGAGAGCTGTGCGGGGGCCGTTCCGCCGGAAGCCGGGCCAGGAACTGTTCCAGGGCCGATCGCGCACCCTCCACTTCCACGACGACGCCCTGCGGCGAGTTGCGCACCCAACCCTTCAGGGCCAGCCCGGTGGCCAAACGATGCACGAAGGGGCGAAACCCCACCCCCTGCACCACACCACGTATGACAACGCGCAATCGCTCCATGCCCCGGCAACCTGCACGGCCGATCGTCAAGGACCGTCCAACCGGCCGAGGTTCACCGTAACGCAGCCGTCTCCAGTTTCCAATCGCGGGCTGAACCGGCCTGATGGAACGAGAACATTCCATGCCGGAGCGTGCCGGGCTCCGCGCAGGATCCCTTGAAACGCGCCCCGCCCGGGTCCGCCACCGCCGCGGGTCATGTCGGCGCGGGACACCGCACGGCGGGCGCGGGCGAATGCCCGGGGCTCGCCACCCCCGGTGAGGGCGCGATGAACGGGCCGTCGCCAGGGCTCGGGAAGCCGGTTGCCCTCCTTGAGCGCCAAAAGTGACTGCTGCCCGGCGTGAGGCGGGCGGGATGCCCGTTGCGCCAAAACAGCTGTTACCCTGTTGAGCCCCCACCGAAGGAAGCCGACGCACGCCGGGTTGCAAGGCTGCCAACCCGATCGGCTCGAGGATCGGCAGCAGCCTCTCGGGGTGATGGGTCCCGGGCCGGCCCGGAAGCCGGGCGGGCGCGCAAGGCGCGGATGGCCGCCTTGCGGTGGTGGCACAACCAGCTGACCTCCGGGTCGGGCCGTTGACGTTTGGAAAGCCTGCCGGCTCGGGCGCAGGCACGACGCGTTCGAACTGGCGTGCCGCGTTGGAGGTTGGCGCGGTCAGGTCGGTCTGCACGGCACGTGGCACCGACCTTTGGCGCAACGACTCGTTTCGGCCAACGAGTCCACCCCGCCCTGCGAACAATCTTTTTGGCTCAAGTTGCGCTCGCGCCGAACACGGGAAAAACGTTGCCGACGGCGCAACCTTGTGTTTTAGAATAATGGGCCGGCCGAGCGGAGAGGTGGCTGAGTGGTTGAAAGCGCACGCCTGGAGAGCGTGAGTACCCCAAAAGGGTATCGGGGGTTCGAATCCCCCCCTCTCCGCCAGATTTTTTTATTTTCACG
Proteins encoded in this window:
- a CDS encoding type IV pilus twitching motility protein PilT produces the protein MALELFHKILKAAVEGGASDVHLKIDAPVVFRINRQLITVDAPIPTQEWMEEIVAQITPQHLKKRLEAEREIDFSYYVPGIGRFRTNLFQQRGQWCLAMRYVKTQVPSFEELGLLPQIKRIAESPRGIVLVAGSTGCGKSTTLAAMIEHINANFRKHIITLEDPIEYVFEDNQCIIEQREVGLDTLSFHHALKHVLRQDPDIIMIGEMRDAISFTAAMSAADTGHLVLSTLHTTNAAQSISRILDFFKAEEREQIRRQLAGTLQAVICQRMCNTIAGGMTPAFEILINTPTVRKLIEENRLDKLPAAIETGTDDGMLTFNQSLFQLVRDGIITEKEALSKASNPQALEMNFKGIFLDEGRRILG
- a CDS encoding prepilin-type N-terminal cleavage/methylation domain-containing protein; the protein is MQQLPSSRQSRRSSPAWARQEADAAPPGRGRAPVRRRARAFTLVELLTVVAVVGVLAALLLPALQRARRLAQRTTCLNQLRQQGMAWRMYLDENDSRFPDRRDLKTLLPGGYRPWADWPPSDPRAGWAAVVLAGAGLEGGVWDCPSARAGSLAGRPQVWQAGGLQESAPVVRYWMWRFDRVDEPV
- a CDS encoding H-X9-DG-CTERM domain-containing protein → DNFWGRRESDCVVALRAAGNPNVGQPTGPAEVELVVDVYFPATSPTVPAEWRGRSAHPGGRNRLMMDGHARFWRDPRLGGS
- a CDS encoding MarC family protein; protein product: MTEALQYGLLAVGSLFVIVDPISTAPAFLAMTPQNTPAQRIQMARTACLVATVVLMLFAAAGRAIFHFLGITLPAFQIAASLVLFMVALDMLRAQRSRVQETREETEAAVGKEDISVTPLAIPLLAGPGAISTVILLQSQAQNWIQHGILYTAIVLVMLASYVILHIAAQSSRFLNPIALNILARVMGLLLAAVAVQFMINGLKTLKGELWPG
- a CDS encoding aldo/keto reductase encodes the protein MKPPHTITRREFLTRAAALAGVVVATPALRAAPAPRKTATDQVPLGQTGLKICRLGMGTGSNGGEVQRRLGREGFDRLIRYAYDRGVTYIDTAEAYGTHEYIRSAIRGLPRERLFILTKMPGVPEKPLEVLDRYRKELGVDYLDCVLTHCATNARWDDERRRVLDALEEAKQKGIIRAKGVSCHGLPALRRATEVEWVDVHLVRLNPQGRHIDGPSDRWNEGGNETTLPEVVREIRSMRAKGRGIIGMKIIGNGEFRSPEDREKSIRYAMQSGLVDAVTIGFASTDELDEALERMNRALAEV
- a CDS encoding SecDF P1 head subdomain-containing protein → MKWLAKQFNLYLALAVLLAGLVGCQTAASRSRKEISTFRVHLEVRPDPTGQTETITMFRDNPVEMTVEKSPFLTEVHVLSARLVERFGVPTIQIQLNRSGTWLLEQYTTANRGRHMAIFSQFGETPDKARWLAAPLIRQTITDGFLAFTPDASREEAERIVSGLNNLVKQRKQKDF
- a CDS encoding M23 family metallopeptidase, producing MRAAPTGLTLLLLSLAVGQPSAGPVTGPFRLPTPNQALFEPGGESRFFAPTPGRDWQAGTFGCTRTEGRQLHEGIDILATQRDRQGEPTDPVTAAADGVVVYVNRTPALSNYGRYIVLLHRIEGLNVYTLYAHLRSIADALRPGQPVRAGQQIGVVGRSTNTRTPIARDRAHLHFEIAFMLSDRFEPWFKRTEPGERNDHGNYNGQNFVGIDPAEVLRLQQTLGPRFSLLRHVQGQVPLCTVRLRAVNLFWVRHYPALVEPAPAGTDPVVGYELTFAYQGLPFRARPITAREWPGQARLQLVHVNEAETQNRPCQRMLVRRGNRWALSSRGERLLDLLAY
- a CDS encoding aldo/keto reductase encodes the protein MQTITLGVSPLRSSRLAYGCWRVTGTWDPRQVTAEGWKAGKEAIRTAYEAGYTLFDNADIYCGGEAERLLGEVLRETPGMRERVLIATKCGIRPPNTPQPGLPQRYDFSAEHILRSVEGSLQRLGVETLDLLLLHRPDYLADPAEVAEAFSRLRQQGKVRCFGLSNCRPTLVTALQCACPMPLVVHQVEISLLQRSALTDGTLDQCLIEHITPQAWSPLAGGLLADGASRQLRWQQQYQTHQVLEELDALARQYETTRSVIALAWLLKHPAGIMPIVGSTRPERIREAVRATEINLTRDEWYRLLVAAQGEPLP